In Halorhabdus tiamatea SARL4B, a genomic segment contains:
- a CDS encoding HNH endonuclease translates to MPTSESCQICGHQNESILEEHHLIPARRNGPDSDENLVTVCPNCHKALENIYDRSFWELVEKRDIRREPEQAKMSEEELHEEANEIWGSE, encoded by the coding sequence ATGCCCACTAGCGAGTCCTGTCAGATCTGCGGCCACCAGAACGAATCGATACTCGAAGAACACCACCTCATTCCGGCTCGTCGAAATGGGCCCGATAGCGACGAGAACTTAGTAACCGTCTGCCCGAATTGTCACAAAGCCCTTGAGAATATCTACGACCGGTCGTTCTGGGAACTCGTCGAAAAACGGGACATTCGCCGTGAGCCAGAACAAGCAAAGATGAGCGAGGAGGAATTGCATGAAGAGGCCAACGAAATTTGGGGCTCCGAGTGA
- a CDS encoding type II toxin-antitoxin system HicB family antitoxin — protein sequence MSTGREIRLIEEDSGWWSAVDEETGVASQGESREAALENLDEAVALHKGEIGEPIEDEEAFLKEIGIDPDEVEPTKELPDFMQ from the coding sequence ATGAGTACGGGCCGAGAGATCCGCCTGATCGAAGAAGACTCCGGCTGGTGGTCGGCGGTCGACGAGGAGACCGGCGTCGCCAGTCAGGGTGAGAGTCGTGAGGCGGCACTGGAAAACCTCGACGAGGCTGTGGCCCTACACAAGGGTGAGATCGGGGAACCAATCGAGGACGAGGAAGCGTTCCTCAAGGAGATCGGGATCGATCCCGACGAAGTCGAGCCGACGAAAGAGCTTCCCGATTTCATGCAGTGA
- a CDS encoding recombinase family protein: MNVATYHRVSTADQNLSRQTDATAEYVEANFPEANVMTFADADTGTDTDREAYQDLMAAVDEGEIDVVVVTEMSRIARSVRDLVRTVERVRESDVELHFIDDPVEVRADDDDPTQTLILQVLAAVGEFEAKITQRRVRDGIAARKRNDEYHHGPAPLGFEKDDGRLIESVEYDRVCAVLDMVDVGELSQREAADRLDCGRRTIRRALEDRRELYGL, translated from the coding sequence ATGAACGTCGCGACCTATCACCGCGTGTCGACCGCAGACCAGAACCTGTCTCGGCAGACGGATGCAACGGCTGAATACGTCGAAGCGAACTTTCCAGAGGCCAACGTGATGACGTTCGCTGATGCTGATACTGGTACCGACACTGACCGGGAGGCGTATCAGGACCTCATGGCTGCTGTCGACGAAGGCGAGATTGACGTGGTCGTCGTTACAGAGATGTCTCGGATCGCTCGATCGGTTCGGGATTTAGTGCGCACGGTTGAGCGGGTGCGCGAGAGTGACGTCGAACTCCATTTCATTGACGATCCGGTCGAAGTGCGTGCCGACGACGACGACCCAACTCAAACACTCATCTTGCAGGTGTTGGCTGCCGTCGGGGAATTCGAAGCCAAAATTACACAACGGCGGGTGCGTGACGGGATTGCAGCACGGAAACGGAACGACGAATATCACCATGGGCCGGCCCCACTCGGTTTCGAGAAAGACGATGGGAGGTTGATCGAATCGGTAGAGTATGATCGCGTCTGTGCCGTGCTTGATATGGTCGATGTAGGCGAACTGAGCCAGCGTGAAGCCGCTGACCGACTGGACTGTGGCCGGAGAACCATCCGTCGGGCACTCGAAGACCGGCGCGAGTTGTACGGGCTGTAG
- a CDS encoding tetratricopeptide repeat protein has protein sequence MDPLTTSLGINLLATGIAAGANVTEGKVRDVLRRRQYDDDREHVASVFAEELQDAIKAEHDRRDTNELAGVTDDWEAVVAEVIGSDAEEIGDDNCDRDDVGHLFADEEDAAIHIADAIATVQGFDLAETPQLREELVAAVRNAYREAIVAFEGRIAETDLADVFQQELQLDIREVLGDLQARVGKIGADVSALLTQDARNEGFRQLSPVYFERATPTPETSWRTTFTLADVEAGIPARRDGHDDQYADEELLAALRKGEDRLVVGRAGAGKSTLCKQVAVAWYQHSELGEVLYRDSDAGGGFESTEALREAIDRGDGHVLVVVEDAIRANARAIFDVIEEYDAVADVTFLLDARTEELDSDSDAQTLDQSGERRQLRVAGSIERYYLPAISEADVERTIAAFEGATGRTVDRSAGELYEEIRAEGGEGIGRFLLLSFHLPFGDGAVERGENESGLETHVRSRYRTLMNPGSEEALRDLSRFDADLLADVGVMVNLLNASGIGIYPELVHALGYEYGHDVETHDEIEGIRKALEGWFLFPVDDDSEQVRTTHDLWSTLYLRAVARDYLEQRANSRRRERSEPRAARCMDSLFALFDDEAHREALSQEFPESSMLKIVERNLEAKADEYVKLVFGLTRRWSTLAPLAGTETTARYDLPTACSDKTCQLVMYLRGHAQLDYGTYLKARGEYERLLEDAQSTRDRQLKANSLGNLGIVAEMRGEYEKARKYIQQALELERELGDVKGESKSLSNLGIIAGNLGAFDQAKEYHQRSLDLARELDRRQGEAKTLNNLGSIAQKLGEYEQAREYFQQSLDLTREVGDRRLEATCLGNLGLVSDELGESEGAREYHMRSLKLKRELGDQPGEVSTLNNLGSVALELEEYEQAREYFQQSLQLARELGDRNNEAKTLGNLGLVAGSLGEVDQAREYHQRCLKLAREMGDRWTEANSLGNLGLVARGQGEYEQAHEYLQQSLFIFRDIDHPQADTVESWLNELPDSKS, from the coding sequence ATGGATCCCCTCACGACATCGCTGGGCATCAACCTACTCGCAACGGGGATCGCCGCGGGGGCCAACGTCACGGAGGGTAAGGTCCGAGACGTGCTCCGGCGGCGGCAGTACGACGACGACCGGGAACACGTCGCGTCGGTGTTCGCCGAGGAGCTGCAGGACGCGATCAAGGCCGAACACGACCGGCGGGACACGAACGAACTCGCGGGCGTCACCGACGACTGGGAGGCCGTCGTCGCGGAGGTGATCGGATCGGATGCCGAAGAGATCGGCGACGACAACTGTGATCGTGACGACGTCGGCCATCTCTTCGCCGACGAGGAAGACGCCGCCATCCACATCGCCGACGCGATCGCCACCGTGCAAGGGTTCGATCTCGCAGAGACACCCCAGCTGCGAGAGGAACTCGTCGCGGCGGTCCGCAACGCCTATCGGGAGGCGATCGTCGCCTTCGAAGGACGGATCGCCGAGACGGATCTCGCCGATGTGTTTCAGCAGGAACTACAGCTGGACATCCGCGAGGTACTCGGCGATCTCCAAGCACGGGTGGGGAAGATCGGGGCCGACGTTTCGGCACTGTTGACACAGGACGCCCGGAACGAAGGGTTCCGCCAGTTGTCGCCGGTGTATTTCGAACGGGCGACGCCGACCCCGGAGACCTCCTGGCGGACCACGTTCACACTGGCGGATGTCGAGGCGGGCATTCCGGCACGGCGGGATGGCCACGACGATCAGTATGCCGACGAGGAGCTGTTGGCGGCGCTGCGGAAAGGAGAGGATCGGCTCGTCGTCGGCCGGGCCGGCGCTGGCAAGAGCACGCTCTGCAAGCAGGTCGCGGTCGCGTGGTACCAGCATTCCGAGTTAGGAGAGGTGTTGTATCGGGACAGCGATGCAGGTGGGGGCTTCGAGAGTACGGAGGCGTTGCGAGAGGCTATCGATCGGGGGGACGGGCACGTCCTGGTGGTCGTCGAAGATGCGATCCGGGCGAACGCGCGGGCGATTTTCGACGTGATCGAGGAGTACGACGCCGTCGCGGACGTGACGTTCCTGCTGGACGCCCGGACCGAGGAGTTGGACAGCGATTCCGACGCCCAGACGCTGGACCAGAGTGGTGAACGGCGACAGCTTCGCGTTGCGGGTTCGATCGAGCGATACTATCTACCCGCGATCTCGGAGGCCGACGTCGAGCGGACGATCGCCGCGTTCGAGGGCGCGACCGGCCGGACTGTCGACCGGTCGGCCGGTGAGTTGTACGAGGAAATCCGTGCGGAGGGCGGCGAAGGCATCGGGCGGTTCTTGCTGCTCTCGTTCCACCTCCCGTTCGGTGACGGAGCCGTAGAGCGGGGTGAAAACGAGAGCGGGCTGGAGACCCACGTTCGGTCGCGATACCGGACGCTGATGAATCCAGGGAGCGAGGAGGCGTTGCGTGATCTCTCGCGCTTCGACGCGGATCTGCTGGCTGACGTGGGTGTGATGGTCAATCTGTTGAACGCCAGCGGGATCGGCATCTATCCGGAGTTAGTCCACGCGCTGGGGTACGAGTACGGCCACGACGTCGAGACTCACGACGAGATTGAGGGGATTCGTAAGGCCCTGGAAGGGTGGTTCCTGTTTCCGGTAGACGACGACAGTGAGCAGGTGCGAACGACCCACGACCTCTGGTCAACGTTGTATCTGCGGGCGGTGGCCCGGGATTATCTGGAGCAAAGGGCGAACAGTCGGCGGCGTGAGCGATCCGAGCCACGTGCGGCTCGTTGTATGGATTCGCTCTTTGCGTTGTTCGACGACGAGGCACACCGAGAGGCTCTATCACAGGAGTTCCCTGAGTCTTCAATGTTGAAGATTGTTGAGCGTAACTTGGAAGCGAAAGCTGACGAATACGTGAAATTGGTCTTCGGATTGACTAGGCGGTGGTCAACGTTGGCCCCCTTGGCCGGTACAGAAACGACTGCGAGATACGACTTGCCGACGGCTTGTTCGGATAAGACGTGTCAGCTAGTTATGTATTTGCGTGGCCATGCTCAACTCGACTATGGAACTTACCTGAAAGCACGAGGAGAATACGAACGTCTACTGGAGGATGCACAGAGTACAAGGGATCGCCAGCTCAAGGCCAACAGCCTAGGTAATCTGGGAATAGTCGCGGAAATGCGGGGCGAGTACGAGAAGGCCAGAAAGTACATTCAGCAGGCTCTGGAACTCGAACGTGAATTGGGCGACGTCAAGGGCGAATCCAAAAGTCTCAGTAACCTCGGGATAATCGCGGGGAATCTTGGAGCATTCGATCAGGCCAAAGAGTACCACCAGCGTAGTCTTGACCTTGCACGCGAACTGGATCGCCGTCAGGGCGAGGCCAAGACTCTCAATAACCTTGGATCTATTGCCCAAAAATTGGGCGAGTATGAACAGGCACGCGAGTACTTCCAACAGAGTCTAGACCTTACCCGCGAAGTTGGCGACCGTCGACTCGAAGCGACTTGTCTCGGGAATCTCGGACTAGTCAGTGATGAACTAGGTGAGTCTGAGGGGGCCCGAGAGTATCACATGCGGAGTCTGAAACTTAAACGTGAACTTGGCGACCAACCAGGCGAGGTGAGTACCCTAAATAATCTTGGAAGTGTTGCTCTAGAACTAGAAGAGTACGAACAAGCCAGGGAATATTTTCAACAAAGTTTGCAACTCGCACGCGAACTAGGTGACCGCAACAATGAAGCGAAAACTCTCGGGAATCTCGGACTTGTTGCCGGAAGTCTTGGCGAGGTTGATCAGGCTAGAGAGTACCACCAACGGTGTCTAAAACTTGCACGCGAAATGGGTGACCGTTGGACTGAAGCAAATAGCCTCGGGAATCTCGGTCTAGTCGCCCGGGGCCAAGGTGAGTACGAGCAGGCCCATGAGTACCTCCAGCAGAGTTTGTTCATTTTCCGCGATATCGACCATCCTCAAGCAGATACTGTCGAATCATGGTTGAATGAGTTGCCCGACAGCAAGTCATAA
- a CDS encoding ribbon-helix-helix domain-containing protein, which produces MSETDANDPDPEIDRINLRISRSFLDVVDESWRERGFNSRSEFIRYALRDAVNNPEGAGFWKDLAISEADLTDGDVISSEEMRATYGHDDE; this is translated from the coding sequence ATGTCAGAAACCGACGCCAACGACCCCGATCCCGAGATCGACCGGATCAACCTCCGGATCTCGCGGTCGTTTCTCGACGTCGTCGACGAGTCCTGGCGCGAACGGGGGTTCAACAGCCGGAGCGAGTTCATCCGATATGCACTCCGCGACGCGGTCAACAACCCAGAAGGCGCGGGCTTCTGGAAGGACCTGGCGATCAGTGAAGCCGATCTCACCGATGGCGACGTGATCTCCAGCGAGGAGATGCGGGCGACCTACGGCCACGATGACGAGTGA
- a CDS encoding ISH6 family transposase: protein MHATIDVRLTVSIDDDKTIPLATLAEFITDQNIESVLLEGLVESLDAARVEALCGEKHAHGNGDQRYQRAGTDTRTAVTTAGEHEFDLHYVEDTAADHDEPSYFRPVEDVLSFDGENRYQQDIAAKSVDLATSLSYRDAADHGDGILSEMPSPTTINRRAREYGSKLKQFLPDCVADTDADAVIPDATKCHSQDDDRSYHSVQATLGKDTAEESRSLLDLSVNADWDETAADLDDIDAVTDDATVVSDAEEGMVTAFTDENRNHQLDLVHVGRTLDYNLWDDGVFSLDRRNEIVSEVIDEVFHLKNSVAKHRPEEEFAAIRERIARTTERIEKTAWQLDQYGSEKAAGYLRRWVPSIVTFAEQAVEGFEVPWTSNPVERLMGEVSKRCKNQWMRWTTEGLEAILQLRLVKYADPEHYQAFLDELLQRSTKTAMSCDLSIESTRGKL from the coding sequence ATGCACGCCACAATCGACGTGCGGTTGACCGTTAGCATCGACGACGACAAAACGATACCGCTGGCCACGCTTGCCGAGTTCATCACCGATCAGAACATCGAATCAGTTCTTCTCGAAGGACTCGTCGAGAGCCTCGACGCGGCTCGCGTCGAGGCGCTCTGTGGTGAAAAACACGCCCACGGCAACGGTGACCAGCGCTACCAACGCGCCGGTACCGATACCCGCACGGCCGTCACAACCGCCGGTGAGCACGAATTCGACCTTCACTACGTCGAAGATACCGCCGCTGACCACGACGAACCCAGCTACTTCCGCCCCGTCGAAGATGTTCTTAGCTTCGACGGAGAAAACCGTTATCAGCAGGACATTGCGGCCAAGAGCGTCGATCTCGCTACCTCGCTCAGCTATCGTGACGCCGCTGACCACGGCGACGGCATCCTCTCGGAGATGCCGTCGCCGACCACGATCAACCGCCGCGCCAGAGAATACGGCAGCAAGCTCAAACAGTTCCTTCCAGACTGTGTCGCTGACACAGACGCTGATGCGGTTATTCCTGACGCCACGAAGTGTCACAGTCAAGACGACGACCGCTCGTACCACTCCGTCCAAGCCACGCTCGGCAAAGATACTGCCGAGGAGTCCCGCTCCCTGCTGGATCTCTCGGTCAACGCTGACTGGGACGAGACAGCCGCCGACCTCGACGACATCGACGCAGTCACTGACGACGCGACGGTCGTCAGTGACGCTGAGGAGGGTATGGTCACGGCCTTTACCGACGAAAATCGCAATCACCAACTTGATCTCGTCCACGTCGGCCGAACACTGGACTACAACCTCTGGGACGACGGCGTGTTCTCCTTGGATCGACGAAACGAGATCGTCTCGGAGGTGATCGACGAGGTGTTCCATCTGAAGAATTCGGTCGCCAAGCACCGGCCGGAAGAGGAGTTCGCGGCGATCCGCGAGCGGATCGCGCGAACGACCGAGCGTATCGAGAAGACAGCGTGGCAGTTGGATCAGTACGGGTCAGAGAAGGCTGCGGGGTATCTTCGGCGGTGGGTGCCGTCGATCGTGACGTTTGCCGAGCAGGCTGTCGAGGGGTTCGAGGTGCCGTGGACCTCGAACCCCGTCGAACGGCTGATGGGCGAAGTCAGCAAGCGATGCAAGAACCAGTGGATGCGCTGGACAACGGAGGGATTAGAGGCGATACTCCAGCTTCGGCTGGTGAAGTACGCTGATCCAGAGCACTACCAGGCGTTCCTTGATGAACTGCTCCAGCGATCGACCAAAACAGCAATGAGCTGTGACCTCTCAATTGAGAGTACCAGAGGCAAACTCTAG
- a CDS encoding type II toxin-antitoxin system HicA family toxin: protein MSARFSGRDVVKVLRKHDYEFVTRTGSHIQMRDVTDDGEVRNVTVPLHDELDTGTLHSIADQCGANDFAAFCEWIDKNR from the coding sequence ATGTCGGCACGCTTCTCCGGACGAGACGTCGTGAAGGTGCTCCGCAAACACGACTACGAGTTCGTTACCCGGACCGGGAGTCATATTCAGATGCGGGATGTGACCGACGACGGCGAGGTGCGGAACGTGACGGTGCCGCTGCACGACGAACTCGATACTGGAACGCTCCACAGTATCGCTGATCAGTGTGGGGCCAACGATTTCGCGGCGTTTTGCGAGTGGATCGACAAGAACCGGTGA
- a CDS encoding type II toxin-antitoxin system RelE family toxin — protein MTSDDDAWDWAFSPRAEDQFAQLDDDTQERIMDKLDEVVSSEWREPGDYLEPLTNSPFKKLRVGDYRLGCRLLHDERLLRVESVRSRGGAYTADD, from the coding sequence ATGACGAGTGACGACGACGCGTGGGACTGGGCGTTCTCCCCACGGGCGGAGGATCAGTTCGCCCAACTCGACGACGACACCCAGGAACGCATCATGGACAAACTCGACGAAGTGGTCTCCTCGGAGTGGCGCGAACCCGGCGATTACCTGGAACCGCTGACGAACTCGCCGTTCAAGAAACTCCGCGTCGGTGACTATCGCCTCGGCTGCCGTCTCTTACACGACGAGCGTCTGCTTCGCGTCGAGAGTGTTCGCTCCCGAGGCGGGGCGTACACGGCCGACGACTAA
- a CDS encoding HVO_A0114 family putative DNA-binding protein has translation MNDTTPPLHPMEREQLRAETTLIVTVKSADEFHDDVTDGIEGLEEGDAVEATPTISFTSYDDLMATLTPRVLDLIEAIRQEEPASINETARVVDRDVKNVHEELSRLAQLGIIFFEEDGQRKRPIVWFDELLITLPFDPASGDTAAAAP, from the coding sequence ATGAACGATACCACGCCGCCGCTGCATCCGATGGAGCGCGAACAGCTTCGAGCCGAAACGACCCTCATCGTGACTGTCAAGTCGGCCGACGAGTTCCACGACGACGTCACCGATGGCATCGAGGGACTCGAAGAAGGTGACGCGGTGGAGGCCACGCCGACGATCTCGTTCACGAGCTACGACGACCTGATGGCAACGCTGACGCCGCGCGTCCTCGATCTCATCGAGGCCATCCGCCAGGAAGAGCCAGCCAGCATCAACGAGACTGCACGCGTTGTCGATCGGGACGTGAAGAACGTCCACGAGGAACTCAGTCGACTCGCCCAGCTGGGCATCATCTTCTTCGAGGAGGACGGCCAACGGAAACGACCAATCGTCTGGTTCGACGAACTTCTCATCACTCTCCCGTTCGATCCAGCGTCTGGCGATACAGCTGCCGCAGCGCCGTGA
- a CDS encoding potassium channel family protein, with product MPKSESLPDGVNRFAASRWVYRRLEALHEENALSEEARDYHISKEEAERKLLKERGDPRRHVKTLMWALSKHGESVKRLLAWWVGVIVLAGLTFPFVGGVKEPDGTTHAIASLGELGTWAGVSDVLLNVYFSVITFSTIGYGDLSPASAWSRVLVAGESLVGAILVALLVFVLGRRVAR from the coding sequence GTGCCGAAATCAGAATCGCTCCCCGACGGCGTCAACCGGTTCGCTGCTTCGAGATGGGTTTACCGTCGCCTCGAAGCACTACACGAGGAGAACGCATTATCGGAAGAGGCACGAGATTACCACATCAGCAAGGAAGAAGCCGAACGCAAGCTGCTGAAAGAGCGCGGCGACCCGCGCCGGCACGTGAAGACACTCATGTGGGCGCTGTCGAAACACGGTGAGAGCGTCAAGCGCCTGTTGGCGTGGTGGGTTGGTGTGATCGTCCTGGCGGGGCTGACGTTCCCGTTCGTCGGCGGGGTCAAGGAGCCCGACGGGACGACGCACGCGATCGCGTCGCTTGGGGAGCTGGGGACGTGGGCCGGCGTCAGTGACGTGCTGTTGAACGTCTACTTCAGTGTGATCACGTTCTCGACGATCGGGTACGGGGACCTCTCGCCCGCGAGTGCGTGGTCGCGGGTACTCGTCGCGGGGGAGTCGCTGGTCGGGGCGATCCTCGTTGCCCTGTTGGTGTTCGTGCTTGGGCGGCGGGTGGCGCGGTAG